One segment of Lytechinus variegatus isolate NC3 chromosome 13, Lvar_3.0, whole genome shotgun sequence DNA contains the following:
- the LOC121426925 gene encoding echinoidin-like: MDAQEKMPLFFFCLVIIMAACSTGARAGCCCPTYWTAFGQNCYRFFAYNNTWQDAENYCQSYSVPSLGSGGTVIDSLGHLVSIHSEEENNFISTIFTTSRKKETQTAPITMWLGLHDTSTEGEFEWSDGTPMDFTKWSPGQPDDFRTREDCVQMRSDYGNNLWNDAGCRNGNLPYFICKLPAY, translated from the exons ATGGATGCTCAGGAGAAGATGCCGTTGTTCTTTTTCTGTTTGGTCATCATCATGGCTGCGTGTTCTACCGGGGCACGGGCCGGATGCTGTTGTCCTACATACTGGACTGCTTTCGGACAAAACTGCTACag GTTTTTTGCCTACAACAATACGTGGCAAGACGCAGAGAACTACTGCCAGTCGTATAGTGTGCCCTCTCTCGGCAGTGGAGGGACAGTTATCGACAGCCTTGGGCACCTTGTTTCTATCCATTCTGAGGAAGAGAATAACTTCATCTCAACAATTTTCACAACTTCTCGGAAAAAAGAG ACTCAGACTGCACCCATAACCATGTGGCTTGGACTACACGATACATCAACTGAAGGTGAATTTGAATGGTCAGACGGGACTCCGATGGACTTCACCAAGTGGTCACCAGGACAACCAGACGACTTTCGGACGCGGGAGGATTGTGTGCAGATGAGATCCGATTATGGAAACAACTTGTGGAATGATGCAGGTTGCCGAAATGGTAATTTGCCCTATTTCATCTGCAAACTTCCAGCttattag
- the LOC121426261 gene encoding zinc finger protein 79-like, with protein MSPIPFDSTSIRGDYDMDRLHAASSLLSLGSKCDLSPITIETQEPDFNKAIASVIWARHHHYTPSTIFKCGVPNCPLCPAVETSNTRLPVQEDLKRSEEVASKSSRRSSVVNWLISSSSSSSASTAPVATNSPPLSSYLASVHRSWPAPSSLTGSVYSNSDTEGSRSSPTNSVSSPLYVHEQSNNARRFSTVPTSSSPMDIHSERQLPFSCKFCPKRFAQASNCSAHQRIHTGARPFQCPSCPKSFAQRTSLRTHLRTHTGDRPYSCQDCQQRFGDLSTLTKHRRTHTGERPYRCHHEGCERAFAQSGNLKRHYKTHLLDRKLESITV; from the exons ATGTCTCCTATACCTTTCGACAGCAC ATCTATTCGTGGCGATTACGACATGGATCGTTTACACGCCGCATCTTCTCTTTTATCACTTGGTAGTAAGTGTGACCTGTCACCGATCACCATAGAAACTCAGGAACCTGACTTCAACAAGGCCATTGCATCCGTCATCTGGGCTCGACACCATCACTATACTCCATCCACCATCTTCAAATGTGGCGTCCCCAACTGTCCTCTTTGCCCTGCAGTGGAGACGTCCAACACTCGCCTACCTGTACAGGAAGATCTTAAACGAAGTGAAGAGGTAGCATCGAAGTCGTCCCGTCGATCATCCGTTGTCAACTGGCTAATttcgtcgtcatcatcttcgTCCGCGTCAACGGCTCCAGTGGCCACGAACTCTCCACCGTTGTCATCTTATCTTGCATCTGTCCATCGGTCATGGCCAGCTCCGTCATCACTCACTGGCTCAGTTTACTCGAACTCTGATACCGAAGGTTCACGATCTTCTCCGACTAACTCCGTGTCCTCTCCTTTGTATGTTCACGAACAATCCAATAACGCCCGACGTTTTTCGACCGTTCCCACTTCCAGTTCTCCAATGGACATCCATTCTGAGAGGCAGCTACCGTTCTCCTGCAAGTTCTGTCCCAAGCGATTCGCTCAGGCTTCCAACTGTTCGGCTCATCAACGAATCCACACAGGAGCTCGTCCTTTCCAATGTCCATCGTGTCCCAAGTCGTTCGCTCAGAGAACGTCTCTTCGTACTCATCTACGCACTCATACTGGAGATCGTCCCTACTCCTGTCAGGATTGTCAACAACGATTCGGGGATCTTTCGACATTGACCAAACATCGTCGTACTCATACCGGTGAACGTCCCTACCGCTGTCATCATGAAGGTTGTGAGAGAGCTTTCGCACAGTCTGGCAATCTGAAGAGGCATTACAAGACACATCTCCTGGACAGGAAACTGGAAAGTATCACTGTTTGA
- the LOC121426286 gene encoding oocyte zinc finger protein XlCOF8.4-like: MSPIPFDSTSIRGDYDMDRLHAASSLLSLGSKCDLSPITIETQEPDFNKAIASVIWARHHHFTPSTIFKCGVLNCPLCPAVETSNTRLPEQEDLKRSEEVASKSSRRSSVVNWLISSSSSSSASTAPVATNSPPLSSYLASVHRSWPAPSSLTGSVYSNSDTEGSRSSPTNSVSSPLYVHEQSNNARRFSTVPTSSSPMDIHSERQLPFSCKFCPKRFAQASNCSAHQRIHTGARPFQCPSCPKSFAQRTSLRTHLRTHTGDRPYSCQDCQQRFGDLSTLTKHRRTHTGERPYRCHHEGCERAFAQSGNLKRHYKTHILDRKLESITV; this comes from the exons ATGTCTCCTATACCTTTCGACAGCAC ATCTATTCGTGGCGATTACGACATGGATCGTTTACACGCCGCATCTTCTCTTTTATCACTTGGTAGTAAGTGTGACCTGTCACCGATCACCATAGAAACTCAGGAACCTGACTTCAACAAGGCCATTGCATCCGTCATCTGGGCTCGACACCATCACTTTACTCCATCTACCATCTTCAAATGTGGCGTCCTCAACTGTCCTCTTTGCCCTGCAGTGGAGACGTCCAATACTCGCCTACCTGAACAGGAAGATCTTAAACGAAGTGAAGAGGTAGCGTCGAAGTCGTCCCGTCGATCATCCGTTGTCAACTGGCTAATttcgtcgtcatcatcttcgTCCGCGTCAACGGCTCCAGTGGCCACGAACTCTCCACCGTTGTCATCTTATCTTGCATCTGTCCATCGGTCATGGCCAGCTCCGTCATCACTCACTGGCTCAGTTTACTCGAACTCTGATACCGAAGGTTCACGATCTTCTCCGACTAACTCCGTGTCCTCTCCTTTGTATGTTCACGAACAATCCAATAACGCCCGACGTTTTTCGACCGTTCCCACTTCCAGTTCTCCAATGGACATCCATTCTGAGAGGCAGCTACCGTTCTCCTGCAAGTTCTGTCCCAAGCGATTCGCTCAGGCTTCCAACTGTTCGGCTCATCAACGAATCCACACAGGAGCTCGTCCTTTCCAATGTCCATCGTGTCCCAAGTCGTTCGCTCAGAGAACGTCTCTTCGTACTCATCTACGCACTCATACTGGAGATCGTCCCTACTCCTGTCAGGATTGTCAACAACGATTCGGGGATCTTTCGACATTGACCAAACATCGTCGTACTCATACCGGTGAACGTCCCTACCGCTGTCATCATGAAGGTTGTGAGAGAGCTTTCGCACAGTCTGGCAATCTAAAGAGGCATTACAAGACACATATCCTGGACAGGAAACTGGAAAGTATCACTGTTTGA